CCTGTATCTTTTGAGAGGAAAGCTCAGATTGGAATACCTCTAGGTTTTTTGAAGCTATTTTTCAGACGTAAGCCTGTACGTCTAGGTTCGTGAATTGTTTTCCCAGACGTAATTTGATACGTCCAGTTTCATGAAGTTTTTTTTTGGACGTAATTGTGTACGTCTGGGTTTTTGAAGTATTTTTCCCAGACGTAATTAATCCTGAATCCTCTAAGTATTGTGTACGTCTAGATTTTGTCCTATTGGAAACCagttacggtttggagttcttcCAAATCCAGACGTAAAATAAAATTACGGTTGGAAACGAAGCTCAACCCAACCGTAATTTTCCATGAAAGTCTAAAAATATCGAACTTTTTACGTACTTAAGCTAGTTTTGAGCGAAATTGAATTGATGGGAGATAGTTTAGAGATGTAcctgttgattttcaaccattggtaatttgtttcatccattctggttgagtgaatcaaaaaatctaggttttgaaagaaatctccaaaaaaaaatttctctctttctctagTTTTTATTCCCACAAAAATTTTGTCCCAGAATCCACAAGTATATAACgaaattcatcttcttaatttaataATTATCTAACTAAATTAAAGTTAACTACATAAGGATTGTctggtcattacaaaattatttgagataaggaatTTTTGATATTACTCGTGGATGACCCATTTTAAtcttattaggtgacgcccctctaatagaatatgacgccccaataataaccttctttaGATTATTACATGTGTATCATGAGCTTTCTCTCGGCTTTGGAAATTTCCTTTTGGGCATTTTTCAATTCATACTCCATAGAGCTTTCACAGAAAGCCCAAAGCGCCATTTTTgtgaaaatcaaaataattttatttttatagaaGCGGGAAATTTTTATTTTCGTGAGAACCGCCTTTTGTTTTTTCttgaaatatttatttttctctctcttcttttttctcaTCTCATCCGGTGAattttctgatttcttcttcACCAGTTCTTGATTAATTCTcggagtaaaaaaaaattaaagagagaATCCTTTCAATCGGAAATCTCCTTCAGCTCAAAGCGGTACGTTTCGATCTCAtcgatttttattgttttttctcACTCGATCTATGAATCTGTATGCTTAAAATCCCCAAATGTTGACCTAATTTTGTTGAAATTCTTTGCTATTTAGGTTTCCAGTTATCATAGTGAGATTTTTGATTCTTGGAATTCTGTATTCAGTAATTATAGTGTTTACGAGATTAAAATTTACACTTTGTGGTATGGATTAGGGTTCAATTATTCATTGTTTATAATTGGGGTTCAAGTTATTCAAGAAGCTTATGGCTTTTTATATACTGattgtaattagggttttttttttgcatcttttgGAGTAGCAAAATTTTTTCAGTAAGGGAATTTTGTTATATGCCAATTCTAGAGCTTAACTACTTGCTATTGACTACACTTTGTGGAGTTTGCTTAGTCTCGCCAAGCTGCATAGAACATTTGTATTACTTTGATGGGTTATCTATCCCTAATGTCACCATTATTTTGTTTTTCTCAACATGGTGCTTAAgctgcaaaaaaaaattatttttgtctGCAAGATATAGAAATTTGGTTTGGAAGGGTGGTTAAGAGAAGCGTAAAAGTTTTTCAAACTGAGGATTCGTCATGCGATGAGAGCCCCTAAGCGGGACCATGAAGTAGCTGATGAGGCTTCTAAAAGGAGCAGGATAAAAGTAGGCACTGGTTGTAGTGTTCCCAAAGTATCTTCAAGGACAACTGGTGGAAAGCGCTGCAAAAATATTACTGATGCGGAACATCTTAATGGTACTTCGGCTAATCTTTGTTTTATTTGAATACCTTTAGATTGAATATTGTTGAATTGGGCCTGTGTAAATTGtaagtttgttttctttttataggGGATAATGATATTACTTCAGTTGGAAAAGAAAATATCTCTTCACCAACTGAATCATTTTCTGAGAACCTTCAAGTAAAAGAATCGGGAGATTTTGAGAAAACAAATAATGTGCAGAGTGTCCGAAAATCTTATGCTAAGATTAAGCTTCAACTTTTTCCTATAGATGAAACAACCCGTGAGGGGTTGGAGAAGGTATTGTTCAGAACCCAAAATTATTTTACTAATTTTGTCTAGGCTTTTGTTAAAAATCCATGAGTTTGGAGTTAAAACTTAAAAGTGTACCATTCTCATATATGTGTATAATAGGATGGGCACAATCCGCATTTAGAGCTCATTCTAAGTAAGCGAAAGAAGATATCCTCTGTGATAAATCATTTAAGTAGCAAGTGGGCCAGTTCGAGCACTGTGACAGGCGAGTTGATGCTTTTCCCATATGACATTCGTCTGGATAACTTATCTGAATACAAACAATGGACTTTGAAGGATAAAGATACTGCAGATGATGTATACACAGCCATCGAAAGACCTTCTGTTTTCCGATTAAGGTCTGAAGTTTCCTTACTGTTCTTTGTTAATTTTTTGGTATTTATTATTGTCTAGTTAGCGTGCTGATTTGGGTTCCTGTTTTAAGGTATGGGTGGTTTCCTCATCTGGAACGGAGTGGCTATTTCTTATCTCGCACAGCTTCCTGCTTTGCGGATTGTTTGCGACCTGAAGACCTCAAGAAAGTTTCAAATATGGATGGGAAAACTAGAGATGATCAGGGGAGCGCTCAAAAGGTAGATAATCAAAAGGGTAAACTGTTCTGCGGCTTAACTCAAAATGCAGCAGTAGGCGACACTGTGGCATCGGATAGAGCAGCTGAGATTTTGGTTACTTTTCTACCCTTGTTATCTCACACACCTACAAATATCT
This is a stretch of genomic DNA from Papaver somniferum cultivar HN1 chromosome 1, ASM357369v1, whole genome shotgun sequence. It encodes these proteins:
- the LOC113283373 gene encoding TSL-kinase interacting protein 1-like isoform X2, coding for MRAPKRDHEVADEASKRSRIKVGTGCSVPKVSSRTTGGKRCKNITDAEHLNGDNDITSVGKENISSPTESFSENLQVKESGDFEKTNNVQSVRKSYAKIKLQLFPIDETTREGLEKDGHNPHLELILSKRKKISSVINHLSSKWASSSTVTGELMLFPYDIRLDNLSEYKQWTLKDKDTADDVYTAIERPSVFRLRYGWFPHLERSGYFLSRTASCFADCLRPEDLKKVSNMDGKTRDDQGSAQKENSEIDVALSLSSSLWGNISIGGLLSEESLQPVPSSSNARPTGTGSYVQQVPFSCDSFDAAIAAHILSQSQSRQKRTAMQSSIYDAEETCDAFPSQKLASILDAEETCHAHASSNSFKFPCSFEEKSRGGLYKPIPRQEPQKTSSSPQTQGVDNSTNSLGLGDIKWSQGDSLGPLGFSLSSQPFINSDSMNFSNLFAMSRDKIQSSSMSTSDVKVAPS
- the LOC113283373 gene encoding TSL-kinase interacting protein 1-like isoform X1, whose product is MRAPKRDHEVADEASKRSRIKVGTGCSVPKVSSRTTGGKRCKNITDAEHLNGDNDITSVGKENISSPTESFSENLQVKESGDFEKTNNVQSVRKSYAKIKLQLFPIDETTREGLEKDGHNPHLELILSKRKKISSVINHLSSKWASSSTVTGELMLFPYDIRLDNLSEYKQWTLKDKDTADDVYTAIERPSVFRLRYGWFPHLERSGYFLSRTASCFADCLRPEDLKKVSNMDGKTRDDQGSAQKVDNQKGKLFCGLTQNAAVGDTVASDRAAEILENSEIDVALSLSSSLWGNISIGGLLSEESLQPVPSSSNARPTGTGSYVQQVPFSCDSFDAAIAAHILSQSQSRQKRTAMQSSIYDAEETCDAFPSQKLASILDAEETCHAHASSNSFKFPCSFEEKSRGGLYKPIPRQEPQKTSSSPQTQGVDNSTNSLGLGDIKWSQGDSLGPLGFSLSSQPFINSDSMNFSNLFAMSRDKIQSSSMSTSDVKVAPS